The Verrucomicrobiota bacterium genomic sequence CTGCTGGAGTTTAAGGGAACGTTGAGCTATGTGCCTTCCACCAACCTCATCACCGGAACCTTGAAAGTGGCCCGGACCGGACAAGAGGCTAATCTTCTGTCCGGCGCCACCGCCATGACTCGCGTGGCGACGAATCGGTTCAACCAAGTGCTTCTGCTGCCCGGAAGCCTGGTCGGCGCTGAAGGTCAGGTGCTGCTTTACGCCGGGACCGGACTGGAGCGCGATGAACTGACCAAAACCAATTACTTCGGCTACTTCGCGATGGCCGACGGCGATTTGAAGACCGCCGCGACGGATTATCTGGACTGGGTGTTGTCGATCGACGATCCAAACGACGCGAACGGCAACGGGATTCCCGATCTGACGGACGATCTCGCGGCCGCCGGCGCGCGGCGCCCCGTGCTTCGCCTGGCCCGATCCGCCAATCAATTGCTTCTGAATATCAGTGGCGACATCGGGAGCCGGCTGGACCTGGAGACGCTCGGCTCGCTCAGCGCCGCGAATTGGTCGCGAAGTTTGTCCGTGACTCTGACCAACGATCCGCACGTGGTCGTGCTCCCATTGCCGGAATCGGCGGCGCAGTTTTGGCGCGGGCGCGGGCCATAGAGAAAAACTCCGCAAGCGGCAGCAGCAATTCATTATGGACTGCTTCCATGACGACGAACGTTTCCACGGGTAGGGCGAGTCCGTCCCGGCGAGCCGTGTCCGACGTATTGGGAACACGTTGAAGGCGGCTCGCTCGGACAGGCTCGCCCGACCGAAGTCAGAAAAAGAAAACTTTCCATCGACAGTCTCGTTCGACAGGAGTAGAGGAGAAGCCAGCATTAACCAATCGAACTCGCATGAAGTCCTTTGCATGCTGGCTGGCTGCCTTTGGTGTAATTGCAAATCTGCAACGTTGCGCTTTTGCGGCCGACCCGGTCATCCACCCCACCCTCCAACAAGCCTTGATTCGACCTCCAACGCCCGTGCGCCCCAAACCGTTGACCGGTTTTGCTACGGCGTCTCCACGTGCGATTCCCCGTCCGGGTTATTTGACTCAGCCGCCGCCATCGACCACGCGCACGGCGGCCGCGCGCTCGCAGTCCCAATATTCGGGAGCTTCGGTTTACTCGCCGAAAACGGGCACAATCGCTCCGGCGCTGAAGGCGCCGTTGGTCTTCGTTACAGGAAATTCCAGATCTGGGACGAAGCTTTACCCGCCTATGTCCCCGGTACTCCCCACCTGGCTTAACATGGGGCCAGTCTCATGGAAGAATCTAACTCAACCAATCTGCACGAAAGGAACACATCATGAAAACATCAGGAATGGCGTTGGCGGTAGTGGTTGGGCTTTCCGCACTGACTGCGCTGGCCCAGGAGGAAAGACAACAACCACGCCCGGAGGAGCGTCGAACGCGCGAGCGGGATGTTCGCATTGAGCGTCAAGACGCGGGGCCTGGAGAACGCGGCAAACGGCGTGCACAGCCGCCCGAAGCTCAACGCGCCAAGCCCAGGCAGGATCGTAACCGTGAGGGAGACCGTCCGCAGGCCGGGCCCAGAGCGGGAACCGAACGCGAAGGGCCGGGGCCTCAACCGCGAATCGTGACCCCGCGGCCGCGACCCGAATCAGATCGTCTCGCGCCCCAAGAAATCCGCGATCGCAATCCGGATCAGCCGCCGCGCGAGCAACGGTCGCAGGTCGATCGCGAAAATCAAGGTTCCGGACTACGGCAAGGCGGACCACGCTCCGCATTGAGACCGCCTGCTCCGCCGGAGAACCGCGACCGAATTCCAGAGCGCGGTGGAAGTGGACAAGACTTCAATTTGCGCGGTCCGGGGCCAGTGGACCGGCCGCAATTTCGGCCGCAAGATCAGTCGGATCTGCGTCGCGAACTGAGTCTGCTCCGCCAGGAAATTCAGCGCTTGGAAAGGCTCATTCTGGAATCTCGCGATCAAGGTCCTGCGATGCGCGGCAGGACGCCTGGGCCTGGGCCGCGCGCGTCCATCGGACCGCCCAACCAGGTTGCTCCGGCGGAAGAGCTCGGTCCGGGACCGCGTGAGCCTCGCGGCCCCGGGCAATTCGATCGCAATCCCCAACCGCGTCAGCCGCGATTCCAGCCGGAGCAGAGATCCGGTCCGAGCGGCGAATTCCGCCCTGGCCCTCGCCAGCCCGATCAATCTGGCGGCCCGCAAAATCCGCCCCAACGCCGTGCCCCGGCGTTTGGGCGTGGAGAGGACGGCCCACAGCCTCCCGCTCCACCCCGTAATCGCGAAAGACAGCCTGACCGTCTGGAGCGGAAGTAGCTCTTCGTACTTTCTCCTTGGGGCTGCCTGTGGCTAATCCGGTCGCGGAAACGTGATGCGGTTCGAGATCGCGTATCGAGTCAGCCCCGCAATGGTCCGGATATTCAGCTTGCTCATACTGATCAGACCGTGGGATAGAATACACTTTGCCAGGAGGGATTTTGGCCAGCGGCGAGGAGCGCGCGAGGCGGTGTATCCCTGCGATCCACAACGAGCGAGCGACGAAGCGGCTGGCCAAAAGACCCCTGGCCCTGCCAAGCTGCCATTAATCTTCCGACACCCATTTAACTCATTTAACCCGATTTAACGATTTGACTTTGTAACGCTTCAACGTGGAAACGACTTCAGCAGAGGCTTTGCCGCTATGCCTTCGCGAACCTTCCACGCTTACCTGGCCAGGGCCTCCACTTTGTCGTCCAGACAATCCCGGACGGTTTGGGCCAGCTTCTGCGGCGCATAGGGTTTCTCCAGTAACGCCGCGTCTTCGAGAGGCACTCCTCCGTCCTTGAGAAGATCGGAGCTGTATCCGCTGCTGAAGATCACTTTGAGATTCGGCTTCCGCGCTCTGCTCAGGCTGGCCCAAAGTTGGACACGCTGTCCGAATGATGGACAACCCGCACCATGCACTCGGCCCATGAACCCGGTAGGGCGAGTCCGTCCCGGCGAGCCGCTCGACGTGCGTGGAAGACGTCCGACTCGTCTCGCTGGGGACAGGCTCGCCCGTCTGGTTCATGGGCAGAATCGCTGCGAAACCCAAGAACCGTCTTGCTTCGGGTCCAACCTCGCGAATACCTTCCGCGCATGGCGCTGAAGCTGATCAGCTTGTTCGGTCTCCTCATGCTCCTCGCTTTGGCCTGGGCCTGTTCGTTGAACCGGAAAGCGTTTCCGTGGCGCACGGTTCTCTGGGGGTTGGGACTGCAATTCCTCTTCGTGTTGCTCATCCTGAAGACGCCCTTTGGCGCGGGAATGTTCCAGTTCGTGGAACGCGGCTTCGCCAAGCTCAACCAATTCGCCATCGAGGGAGCCGGGATGGTTTTCGGGCCGCTGGCGAACGAGAAGTTGCTCACCGAAAAATGGGGCGCCGAGAACAGCTTCATCTTCGCCGTGACCGTCAGCGCCACGATCATCGTGGTCTCGTCCTTGTCTTCGTTGCTGTATCACTGGGGTATTTTGCAGCGCGTCGTCCATGCCGTCGCGGTCGTGATGCAAAAAGCGATGCGGACCAGCGGCAGCGAAACGCTGGCGGTGGCGGCGAATATTTTCATGGGCCAAACCGAGGCTCCGCTCGTGATCAAGCCTTATCTGGCGGGCATGACTCGGAGCGAATTGCACGCCTTGATGGTCGGCGGCATGGCGACCATCGCGGGCGGCGTGATGGTGGCTTACACTTCGTTCGGCGCCAGCGCGGGCCATTTGCTCACCGCTTCCGTCATGAGCGCGCCTGCCGCGTTGATGATCGCCAAAATCATCCTGCCCGAGACCGACAAAAGCGAGACGGCCCACGATGCGCCGCTGAAGATCGAACGCACTTCGTCCAACAGCATCGACTCGCTCTGCCGCGGCGCTTCGGAAGGACTCACGCTGGCGCTGAACGTCATGGCCATGCTCATCGCGTTCGTGGCCGTGGTCGCGCTCGCGAACTATTTGCTCGGCCTGCTCTTGCGGCCGCTCGGCCTGCACGCCACGTGGCAGGATGTGTTCGGGTGGTTGAATGCTCCGTTTGCGTGGTTGATCGGAGTGCCGGCTAAAGACTGCGTACAGGTTGGCCAGATCCTCGGCGAACGCATCGTCCTGAATGAATTCTTCGCTTACCTCACCTTGACCCGGCAGAAGGCCGCGCTGGATGAGCGGAGTTTCGTGCTGGCGACCTACGCCCTTTGTGGCTTCGCGAACTTCTCCAGCATCGCCATCCAGATCGGAGGGATCGGCGGCCTGGCGCCGGGCCGTCGCACAGACCTGGCCCAACTCGGTCTTCGGGCCATGATCGGCGGCGTGCTGGCCTGCTACGCCACGGCCAGCATCGTGGGAATGCTCCTCTGAGCCTGGGATAGAAAGCATCCCCTCAGTTAACTGAGGGGTTCCGACAGAAAACTCTTTCCGCGCCCGGCAGAGCGGATTAACTTGCAGCCGGCAATCCGAATGAACCAGAACCTGAAGCTTGCTTTGTACGTCATTCTGACGACGGCGTCGTGCGTCTTCGGTTACCTCTCGTACAAGAACTACACCCGATTGATGAGCGGCGTATTGGAGAATGCCGACGTCCGCGCGC encodes the following:
- a CDS encoding Na+ dependent nucleoside transporter domain protein, with protein sequence MALKLISLFGLLMLLALAWACSLNRKAFPWRTVLWGLGLQFLFVLLILKTPFGAGMFQFVERGFAKLNQFAIEGAGMVFGPLANEKLLTEKWGAENSFIFAVTVSATIIVVSSLSSLLYHWGILQRVVHAVAVVMQKAMRTSGSETLAVAANIFMGQTEAPLVIKPYLAGMTRSELHALMVGGMATIAGGVMVAYTSFGASAGHLLTASVMSAPAALMIAKIILPETDKSETAHDAPLKIERTSSNSIDSLCRGASEGLTLALNVMAMLIAFVAVVALANYLLGLLLRPLGLHATWQDVFGWLNAPFAWLIGVPAKDCVQVGQILGERIVLNEFFAYLTLTRQKAALDERSFVLATYALCGFANFSSIAIQIGGIGGLAPGRRTDLAQLGLRAMIGGVLACYATASIVGMLL